A single region of the Lysinibacillus sp. B2A1 genome encodes:
- a CDS encoding ABC transporter permease, producing the protein MIRLQNRQAVLRIAKNSMNAHKKRNILIISAIILTTLLITAVFTTGFSINQTIERTYMKTVGSDFHGVFKYLTPQEAEQLSKHPAIHKYGKSVSVGEIVDEQLKGYSVELKQIDQQIVNNGFIKFQAGGLPKTEQDIVLNTWTLDLLNIPHKLGEKVRLQINVNGQIVTKDFQVAGFYEADQYIAMAGLGYVSEAFVEGNLSHIDPVETRKTGTYTNNVNLNVMLNSSWNIEEKLLRIMEETGVKTVYGVNWAYTAVSLSENLASIIPFLVLIIITVLSGYLLIYNIFYISVIRDIRFYGLLKTIGTTPKQLKKLITLQANRLYVIALPIGLALGYGVGMWLSPMMMSISNIEEEIVYSVHPVIFLGAALFSYLTVRIAASKPGRLASKISPIEAVKYSGMTMAGKKKVKTSTQGARLPKMALRNLFRQKKKLVLMLSSLSLSILLFSIIYIVISSINVNTYVNSFIAGDFVITESTSSSAQETTENDNGLTAEIGQALESIDGVQRADRVYLQESSIAIDDTIQAVLQPIAEQENAKEPIYRSILNQGKVWSDLYGISEGWFNLISKQDIVAGTLDREKFASGKYIIITEGYMGNQHQSYYQPGDVVTLTEKGQSYEVLAVLSLDAIYAAGNKTYTPAGFKIYMPTEEMKKLAKDAKLLSITLHAEEHKKEQVERTLQSITKASSDLVVKSRDDYNAELNGFIRVFQTIGYSLSFIIAFIGVLNYINTMLTSVLTRRNEFAVMESVGMTKKQVKKLLLFEGIISILLTGGLICTIGMIVIYFVAKGLTDQIDFTEFEMTIWPTFLALIILLILSIIVTLVAYRSLSKKTIVERLREVE; encoded by the coding sequence ATGATTAGACTTCAAAATCGTCAAGCAGTGCTTCGAATTGCAAAGAACAGTATGAATGCTCATAAAAAACGAAATATACTTATTATCAGTGCTATTATTTTAACCACACTACTGATAACTGCTGTATTTACAACTGGCTTTAGTATTAATCAAACAATCGAACGGACCTATATGAAAACCGTAGGCAGTGATTTCCATGGGGTATTCAAATATCTTACACCACAAGAAGCCGAGCAATTATCCAAACATCCTGCAATACATAAATATGGAAAATCCGTTTCAGTTGGAGAAATTGTTGACGAACAATTAAAGGGATATTCTGTTGAACTAAAGCAAATAGATCAACAGATTGTCAATAATGGCTTTATAAAATTTCAGGCAGGCGGCTTGCCAAAGACTGAACAAGATATTGTGTTAAATACTTGGACACTCGATTTACTGAATATACCACATAAGCTTGGCGAGAAAGTCCGGCTTCAAATCAATGTGAACGGACAGATTGTGACAAAGGATTTTCAGGTAGCAGGATTTTACGAGGCTGATCAATATATTGCTATGGCAGGGCTAGGTTATGTTTCAGAAGCATTTGTAGAAGGAAATCTCTCACATATTGATCCAGTAGAAACGAGAAAAACAGGAACTTATACAAATAATGTAAATTTAAATGTTATGTTGAATAGTTCCTGGAATATCGAAGAAAAGCTACTTAGGATCATGGAAGAAACAGGTGTAAAAACTGTATATGGTGTTAATTGGGCTTATACAGCGGTTTCCCTATCTGAAAATCTGGCATCGATTATACCATTTTTAGTACTCATCATTATCACAGTGTTAAGTGGGTATTTGTTAATCTATAATATTTTTTACATTTCTGTTATACGAGATATACGCTTTTATGGTTTGTTAAAAACCATAGGCACAACACCAAAGCAGCTGAAAAAACTCATTACTCTTCAGGCAAATCGACTATATGTAATAGCTTTGCCTATTGGTCTTGCACTCGGCTATGGGGTAGGAATGTGGTTATCCCCAATGATGATGTCTATCTCGAATATAGAAGAGGAGATTGTCTACTCTGTACACCCCGTGATTTTTCTAGGCGCAGCGCTTTTTTCATATTTAACAGTGCGAATTGCAGCTAGTAAACCAGGTCGATTAGCATCCAAAATTTCCCCAATTGAAGCAGTGAAATATTCAGGAATGACAATGGCAGGAAAGAAAAAAGTAAAAACATCGACACAGGGAGCTAGACTTCCTAAAATGGCGCTACGTAATTTATTCCGACAAAAGAAAAAGCTTGTCCTGATGCTTTCCTCCCTTTCATTAAGTATTCTGTTATTTAGTATTATATATATTGTTATTTCATCCATAAACGTCAATACGTATGTCAATTCTTTTATTGCTGGAGATTTTGTTATAACTGAAAGTACCTCAAGTAGTGCACAAGAGACTACCGAAAATGATAATGGCTTAACAGCGGAGATAGGGCAAGCATTAGAGTCAATAGACGGTGTGCAGCGTGCAGATCGTGTTTATCTACAAGAGAGTTCTATTGCAATTGATGATACTATTCAAGCCGTTTTACAACCAATCGCAGAACAGGAAAATGCAAAGGAGCCTATCTATCGTTCAATTTTAAATCAGGGCAAGGTTTGGAGCGACCTATACGGAATCAGTGAGGGCTGGTTTAATTTGATAAGTAAGCAAGACATTGTGGCAGGAACATTGGATAGGGAAAAATTTGCTTCTGGAAAGTATATCATCATCACAGAAGGTTATATGGGCAATCAACATCAGAGCTACTATCAGCCAGGTGATGTTGTGACACTAACAGAGAAGGGACAAAGCTATGAGGTGCTAGCTGTACTATCATTGGATGCCATATATGCTGCTGGCAATAAAACATATACACCGGCTGGATTTAAAATTTATATGCCTACAGAGGAAATGAAGAAGCTGGCAAAGGATGCAAAACTTCTATCCATCACACTACATGCTGAAGAACATAAGAAAGAACAGGTGGAACGCACTTTACAATCAATAACTAAAGCTTCCTCTGATCTGGTGGTGAAATCAAGAGACGATTATAATGCAGAATTAAATGGCTTTATCCGTGTTTTTCAAACAATTGGTTACAGTTTAAGTTTTATTATTGCCTTTATCGGGGTATTGAATTATATAAATACAATGCTAACAAGTGTACTTACACGACGCAATGAATTTGCCGTGATGGAAAGCGTTGGTATGACAAAGAAACAAGTTAAGAAATTACTGCTCTTTGAAGGCATCATTAGTATTCTTCTAACAGGTGGGCTAATATGTACGATTGGAATGATTGTTATTTATTTTGTTGCTAAAGGACTAACTGATCAAATTGATTTTACAGAATTTGAAATGACCATTTGGCCAACCTTTTTAGCACTCATTATCCTATTGATTTTGTCAATAATCGTTACACTAGTCGCCTATCGGTCTCTTTCAAAAAAGACCATAGTTGAGCGATTACGTGAAGTAGAATAG
- a CDS encoding ABC transporter ATP-binding protein → MNKLTIVKVVNLKKYYGEGDTIVKALDGVSLEIKKGEFVAIVGTSGSGKSTLLHMLGGLDRASEGRVVIDEHDIFSMDDEQLTVFRRRAVGFIFQHYNLIPILNVYENIILPIELDGARVDEPYIQEIMEALGIEHKMYSLPSNLSGGQQQRVAIARALATKPSIILADEPTGNLDSKTSQEVLILMKQLSNRFHQTMIMITHNDEIAQLADRVIRIEDGKIVSKTLHLRGDEA, encoded by the coding sequence ATGAACAAGTTGACCATTGTAAAAGTAGTGAACCTAAAGAAATATTACGGTGAGGGAGATACAATTGTCAAAGCCTTAGATGGTGTTTCGCTAGAGATTAAGAAGGGCGAATTTGTAGCTATTGTTGGTACAAGCGGTAGTGGAAAAAGTACATTGCTTCATATGCTAGGTGGATTAGATCGTGCTAGTGAGGGGCGCGTTGTCATTGACGAGCATGACATATTTAGCATGGATGATGAGCAGTTAACTGTCTTTCGCCGCCGTGCAGTAGGATTTATATTTCAGCATTATAATTTAATTCCAATTTTGAATGTCTATGAAAATATCATTTTACCTATTGAATTGGATGGGGCAAGGGTTGATGAGCCTTATATTCAAGAAATTATGGAGGCTCTTGGTATAGAGCATAAAATGTACAGTTTACCATCAAATTTATCGGGTGGACAACAGCAGCGAGTGGCAATTGCCCGAGCTTTAGCCACAAAGCCTTCTATTATTTTAGCAGACGAACCCACTGGTAATTTAGATAGTAAAACAAGTCAGGAAGTACTTATTTTAATGAAGCAATTAAGTAATCGATTCCATCAAACAATGATTATGATTACACATAATGATGAGATTGCACAGTTGGCGGATCGTGTGATTCGCATTGAAGATGGAAAAATAGTTAGTAAGACCTTGCACCTTCGAGGTGATGAAGCATGA
- a CDS encoding sensor histidine kinase, translating into MKGHLNEQKLRQFYGQYVVVILLVLVIFILGVLYITNWHDTVIWLSIGLIIILLLIGYLFLVQLHAKVAQVIQTVDAIVEGAMSGHPRISGFEETTLSSLEHKVIRYVEMVQAMEHKQQEEQRKINTLISDISHQTKTPLANIILYSQLLEERLESGDKLHSIVEQIDAQSEKLDWLIQSLIKMSRLEAGIIRIQAEVQPVFPTICKAVAQIKAAAAAKNILIDVHCSPTIQAKHDSKWMCEAFINLLENAVKYSPNAGHIKITVYEGEMFTRLDIADTGIGIAEHELNLVFQRFYRCANTAQYEGVGIGLYLAREIIVSQGGYIKATSQLNKGSVFSLFLPASS; encoded by the coding sequence ATGAAAGGGCATCTAAATGAGCAGAAACTTAGGCAGTTTTATGGGCAATATGTTGTAGTAATACTCCTTGTGTTGGTTATTTTTATACTTGGCGTGCTCTATATCACAAATTGGCATGACACCGTCATCTGGTTATCTATTGGTTTAATCATTATTTTGTTGCTTATTGGGTATTTATTTCTTGTACAGCTTCATGCAAAAGTAGCTCAAGTCATTCAAACGGTGGATGCTATTGTAGAGGGGGCAATGTCAGGCCATCCTCGCATTAGTGGATTTGAAGAAACAACACTTTCATCACTAGAACACAAAGTTATTCGTTATGTGGAAATGGTACAAGCGATGGAGCACAAGCAACAGGAGGAGCAACGTAAAATAAACACGCTTATCTCTGATATTTCTCACCAAACGAAAACACCGCTTGCTAATATCATTTTATATAGTCAATTATTGGAGGAAAGGCTTGAATCAGGTGATAAGCTACACTCAATTGTTGAACAAATTGACGCTCAATCGGAGAAGCTTGATTGGCTTATTCAATCTTTGATAAAAATGTCACGACTTGAAGCGGGTATTATCAGGATTCAAGCAGAGGTTCAACCAGTCTTTCCAACGATTTGTAAGGCAGTGGCTCAAATCAAAGCGGCTGCAGCGGCAAAAAATATATTGATAGATGTTCATTGCTCTCCTACTATACAGGCAAAGCATGATTCAAAATGGATGTGTGAAGCATTCATTAATCTGCTGGAAAATGCGGTTAAATATAGTCCAAATGCTGGTCATATAAAGATTACTGTTTATGAAGGCGAAATGTTTACTCGTCTGGATATAGCGGATACGGGAATTGGCATTGCAGAGCATGAATTAAATCTTGTGTTCCAACGATTTTATAGATGTGCGAATACAGCTCAATATGAAGGAGTGGGAATTGGCTTATACTTGGCTAGAGAAATTATCGTTTCTCAAGGAGGGTATATAAAAGCTACATCTCAATTGAACAAGGGGTCTGTATTTTCCTTATTTCTACCAGCCTCATCATAA
- a CDS encoding RNA polymerase subunit sigma (Member of the extracytoplasmic function sigma factors which are active under specific conditions; binds with the catalytic core of RNA polymerase to produce the holoenzyme and directs bacterial core RNA polymerase to specific promoter elements to initiate transcription; in B. subtilis this protein is activated in response to cell wall antibiotics, ethanol, heat, acid, and superoxide stress): MDIEQLYLSYIKDIYRYLYSLCKNTVVAEDLMQDTFYKAHITLLSHTVQDIKPWLFKVAYYTYIDYIRKEHRVDLTNNLERSTFMTPETIAVTEESFHTLITLLDQLSPYEKQAIMLCDVHDCTYEQAANVLDIKLNTLKSHLLRGRKKMRALIEKERQQYG; this comes from the coding sequence ATGGACATTGAACAGCTCTATTTAAGCTATATAAAAGATATTTATCGATATTTATATTCCTTATGTAAAAATACAGTAGTTGCAGAGGATTTAATGCAGGATACCTTTTATAAAGCACATATTACATTACTTTCACATACAGTCCAAGACATTAAACCGTGGCTATTTAAAGTAGCTTACTATACTTACATTGATTACATACGAAAAGAACATCGTGTTGATCTAACAAATAATCTTGAACGATCAACATTTATGACACCAGAAACGATTGCTGTAACTGAGGAATCTTTTCATACATTAATCACTTTACTCGACCAGCTATCACCTTACGAAAAGCAGGCAATTATGCTGTGTGATGTGCATGACTGTACTTATGAGCAAGCTGCCAATGTTTTAGATATAAAATTAAATACCTTAAAAAGCCATTTATTGCGTGGACGGAAAAAGATGAGAGCTTTAATCGAAAAGGAGAGACAACAATATGGATGA
- a CDS encoding DNA-binding response regulator gives MKTLLIVEDDMTLNKGIKLTLTQDHLTILQAYDIANAEKILYEASIDLIILDINLPDGSGLDFCERIRQKSQVPIIFLTANDLEIDIVTGFELGGDDYITKPFSLMVFRARVMAILRRIDTDRLDKISIDNHFTFDFGKMEFRKGMDSIILSRTEQRLLRVLISNRGNILTREQLMEKVWGQEAAFVDENALTVSIKRLRGKIEDDPSKPKFIQTVYGLGYTWSGEQQQ, from the coding sequence GTGAAAACATTACTGATTGTTGAGGATGATATGACGTTAAATAAAGGAATTAAGTTAACTTTAACACAGGATCATTTAACCATCCTTCAAGCCTATGATATTGCCAATGCAGAAAAGATTTTATATGAAGCGTCCATTGATTTAATAATACTTGATATTAACTTACCGGATGGGAGCGGGCTAGATTTTTGTGAACGAATTCGTCAAAAATCACAGGTCCCCATTATTTTTTTAACTGCTAATGATTTAGAAATTGATATTGTTACCGGCTTTGAGCTTGGAGGGGATGATTATATTACAAAACCATTTAGTTTAATGGTTTTCCGTGCACGAGTAATGGCCATTCTTCGCAGAATAGACACAGATCGTTTGGATAAAATCTCGATTGACAATCATTTTACATTTGATTTTGGCAAAATGGAGTTCCGCAAAGGAATGGATTCCATTATACTAAGCCGAACGGAGCAAAGGCTGTTAAGGGTACTTATTTCTAATCGTGGGAATATTCTAACGAGGGAACAATTAATGGAGAAAGTTTGGGGACAAGAGGCAGCCTTTGTTGATGAAAATGCGCTAACCGTTTCTATCAAAAGATTGCGAGGGAAAATTGAGGATGACCCTTCAAAACCTAAGTTTATTCAAACTGTATATGGGCTTGGTTATACTTGGTCTGGAGAGCAGCAACAATGA
- a CDS encoding DUF350 domain-containing protein → MEFFSLDSFINFLLYLGTGLVLIAIGIVAFSLTTRFSEWHLIKEGNMAVALKLWGKVIGLGITIYTVWSSSVHILDAFIWGLIGIAAQVIVYLVIEYVLTPKTSLEKKVEEGNTAVGFSLFAVGITVGLIIGGSLSY, encoded by the coding sequence ATGGAGTTTTTCTCATTAGATAGTTTTATAAATTTTTTATTGTATTTAGGAACTGGGCTTGTCCTTATCGCAATTGGTATTGTTGCATTTTCTCTGACAACAAGGTTTTCAGAATGGCATTTAATTAAAGAAGGCAATATGGCAGTTGCTTTAAAGTTATGGGGAAAAGTGATTGGATTAGGCATTACTATATATACAGTATGGTCTTCAAGTGTCCACATCCTTGATGCGTTTATTTGGGGATTAATAGGGATTGCCGCACAAGTTATTGTGTATTTAGTGATTGAATATGTGTTAACACCAAAAACGAGCTTAGAGAAGAAAGTTGAAGAAGGAAATACGGCAGTAGGTTTCAGCCTATTTGCGGTTGGTATTACGGTAGGATTAATTATTGGGGGAAGCCTGTCATATTAA
- a CDS encoding glutathionylspermidine synthase, which translates to MNQFRGNRQLFFSKIKDFWHDIYDNEYALFDIKKESYETVHRIHQATEQIGHIFYKTASLLRKVDDETFLRLGFPAETHSFIRLQTLPVESVIARLDLVMTDGHIKVLELNADTPTFIKETFYVNGKVCEKFGLENPNEGCEDQLRQAVLQAIMMSLRSTKDASNIVFAAHSEHEEDKWTTMYLKELIGLRSQYMDFNELQLIDKPIVENEEVVLSQGLYDKYGEKIDVLYRQTYPIEHLLNDEDPITKERVGQMLMKLIEQQDVAVVNPPSAFLLQSKAIMALIWGLHEERHSFYMPEEHNAIDNYFLPTYLDPDVFLQQGQSFVKKPAFGREGDTIEIFSHTGKKIEEDIQKTYLDELPVYQQFIELPVTTIQTEQGPKRVHYMYGSFYINGKASAIGIRAGGQITDNSSYFLPIGYSERSKTDESEA; encoded by the coding sequence ATGAACCAATTTCGTGGAAATCGACAGCTATTTTTTAGTAAGATAAAGGATTTTTGGCATGATATATATGACAATGAATATGCTTTATTTGATATAAAAAAGGAAAGTTATGAAACAGTTCATAGGATTCACCAGGCAACGGAGCAGATTGGTCACATCTTTTATAAGACTGCTTCACTATTACGTAAGGTAGATGATGAGACGTTTTTGCGTCTTGGCTTTCCAGCCGAAACACATTCTTTTATTCGCTTGCAAACACTACCAGTTGAAAGTGTCATCGCACGTTTAGATTTAGTTATGACGGATGGACATATAAAAGTACTGGAGCTAAACGCAGATACGCCTACATTTATAAAAGAAACCTTTTATGTTAATGGAAAAGTATGTGAAAAATTTGGTTTGGAAAACCCAAATGAGGGTTGTGAAGATCAATTAAGGCAAGCCGTTTTACAGGCTATAATGATGTCACTCCGTTCAACCAAAGATGCTAGCAATATAGTTTTTGCCGCACATTCAGAACATGAAGAGGATAAATGGACAACAATGTATTTAAAGGAACTGATAGGATTAAGAAGTCAGTATATGGACTTTAATGAACTGCAGCTTATTGATAAGCCAATTGTAGAAAATGAAGAAGTTGTCCTATCACAAGGTCTTTATGATAAATACGGTGAAAAAATTGATGTATTATATCGTCAAACGTATCCGATAGAACATTTACTAAATGATGAAGACCCAATTACGAAAGAAAGAGTAGGCCAAATGTTAATGAAGTTGATAGAACAACAAGATGTGGCTGTTGTAAATCCTCCTTCAGCTTTTTTACTTCAATCGAAGGCAATTATGGCACTTATTTGGGGGCTGCACGAGGAACGACATTCATTTTATATGCCTGAAGAGCATAATGCCATAGATAATTATTTTTTACCAACTTATCTGGATCCGGATGTTTTTTTACAGCAGGGACAATCATTTGTTAAAAAACCTGCATTTGGACGGGAGGGAGACACTATCGAGATTTTTTCACATACAGGTAAAAAAATAGAGGAAGATATTCAAAAAACTTATCTAGACGAACTTCCCGTTTATCAACAATTTATTGAGCTGCCTGTAACGACAATCCAAACAGAACAAGGACCAAAAAGAGTACATTATATGTATGGGAGTTTTTACATAAATGGTAAAGCAAGCGCAATTGGCATTCGTGCAGGCGGGCAAATTACAGATAATAGCTCTTATTTTTTACCAATAGGTTATTCAGAAAGAAGTAAAACAGATGAAAGTGAAGCTTAG
- a CDS encoding LLM class flavin-dependent oxidoreductase, with protein sequence MMTKRHLVIGMHLAVHGEQGKTGTLIDEDIAFAKRAEAAKLDFVFKADYLIAHPELIAKMKGTVGLDPSFLLAMVARETKQIGLVTTVSTSFIPPYLIARQIQSLNWISEGRVGWNLVTSIDGSYNFSNDLMPSSEERYAKAAECKEVVEQLWHSNPFEALEADGDLEKIKELVKPINYEGAFFQIKGPLNIPMHPAGDIPLFQAGASDSGRQFAATVSNAIFAATPVMEVGIELRNDLRKRAVEIGRSVDDIRLLPGLYFFIGDTYEEALEMHRQAHAHLTLERRYSALESVIGMNIRHLALQDYVTAEMLPPEDQKVRSKTHAQLVRRYIIENKPTVAELLARPEVIGSAHLIAIGAPQDIVEQIVTFYEKGALDGFIAVPGGPAKSLDLFFSDVIPALVKRGLFRAEYEGNTLRSHLGLDA encoded by the coding sequence ATGATGACTAAAAGGCATCTTGTAATTGGCATGCATCTAGCTGTACATGGTGAGCAAGGGAAGACAGGTACGTTAATCGATGAGGATATAGCATTTGCAAAGCGTGCTGAAGCAGCAAAATTAGATTTTGTATTTAAGGCAGATTACTTAATAGCACATCCAGAGTTAATTGCCAAAATGAAAGGAACAGTAGGGCTAGATCCTAGCTTTTTATTGGCGATGGTGGCAAGAGAAACGAAACAAATTGGTTTAGTAACGACGGTATCAACATCATTCATACCACCTTATCTGATTGCACGTCAAATACAGTCCTTGAATTGGATAAGTGAGGGGCGTGTAGGGTGGAATCTTGTTACTTCCATTGATGGTTCGTACAATTTCAGCAATGATTTGATGCCTTCCTCAGAGGAGCGATATGCAAAGGCAGCAGAATGTAAGGAAGTTGTGGAGCAGCTTTGGCACAGTAATCCTTTTGAAGCATTAGAAGCTGATGGTGACTTAGAGAAAATTAAGGAGCTTGTAAAGCCAATCAATTATGAGGGAGCGTTTTTCCAGATCAAAGGTCCATTAAATATACCGATGCATCCAGCAGGAGATATTCCATTATTCCAGGCTGGTGCATCTGATTCAGGACGTCAATTTGCTGCAACAGTATCGAATGCTATTTTTGCTGCTACGCCAGTGATGGAAGTGGGTATTGAGCTGCGTAACGATTTACGAAAGCGTGCTGTTGAGATAGGACGTTCGGTAGATGATATTCGTTTATTGCCAGGGCTATATTTCTTTATTGGTGATACATATGAAGAGGCATTAGAAATGCACCGTCAAGCACATGCGCATTTAACACTCGAACGACGTTATAGTGCTTTAGAATCTGTTATTGGTATGAATATTCGTCATTTAGCGTTACAGGATTATGTGACAGCAGAGATGCTGCCACCTGAGGATCAAAAGGTTCGTAGTAAAACGCATGCGCAGCTTGTGCGCCGTTACATTATAGAAAATAAACCGACAGTAGCCGAATTATTAGCACGTCCAGAGGTAATTGGCTCTGCACATCTTATAGCAATTGGTGCACCACAGGATATTGTAGAGCAAATTGTCACATTTTATGAGAAAGGAGCATTAGATGGCTTTATTGCTGTGCCAGGTGGTCCTGCAAAATCTTTAGATTTATTCTTTAGCGATGTTATACCAGCGCTGGTGAAGCGTGGTTTATTCCGTGCTGAGTATGAAGGAAATACATTGCGCTCTCACTTAGGCTTAGACGCTTAA
- a CDS encoding anti-sigma factor, which produces MDDYEKLIASSKKEMANAQDQSKYQKAIKRTIFTSKWKLILGTITTMLLIVPASFLVTFIYYAFGTSSTTLMDVASETLYVTEPNTSLEELEFDMSFTPLSMKLTFDQYKRIGEEDYKANTYDLRFFLGGLSKKEVTTFLERVAPKHPTETNQWILHPGNVKLLLNSAREWKVLEGLPNETVVEAYISFFDLMTVQEAVKAMPNVDVVWAAIDTGVEKTNLSKDGHVVSPIGYPVQRDNTKWSPFQDATSNEEVFFNILKSMEQHEELATAVSSAKNLALPERIAYIEKNGVKTYGVVVTGPKNDILALKKMNIARAMKMGEVKLWNWSR; this is translated from the coding sequence ATGGATGACTATGAAAAATTGATAGCTAGCTCCAAAAAAGAAATGGCAAATGCACAGGATCAAAGTAAATATCAAAAAGCTATAAAAAGAACAATTTTTACATCAAAATGGAAATTGATTCTTGGAACAATAACGACAATGTTATTGATTGTGCCGGCTAGCTTTCTGGTAACCTTTATATATTATGCATTTGGAACCAGTTCGACAACATTAATGGATGTAGCAAGTGAAACACTGTATGTTACAGAACCTAATACATCACTTGAGGAATTAGAATTTGATATGTCCTTCACGCCTCTATCAATGAAGCTTACCTTTGATCAGTATAAGCGTATTGGGGAGGAAGACTATAAGGCTAATACCTATGATTTACGTTTCTTTCTAGGAGGTCTATCTAAAAAAGAAGTGACGACTTTCTTAGAACGAGTGGCGCCAAAACATCCAACTGAAACAAATCAATGGATACTACATCCAGGAAACGTTAAATTACTATTAAATTCCGCGCGCGAATGGAAGGTACTTGAGGGCTTGCCAAATGAAACGGTTGTAGAGGCCTATATTTCATTTTTTGATCTAATGACCGTTCAGGAAGCAGTAAAAGCTATGCCAAATGTCGATGTCGTGTGGGCAGCTATTGATACAGGAGTTGAAAAAACAAACCTAAGCAAAGACGGTCATGTTGTTTCACCAATTGGTTATCCAGTACAACGTGATAACACCAAGTGGTCTCCGTTTCAAGATGCAACGTCAAATGAGGAGGTATTTTTCAATATCTTAAAGTCAATGGAGCAACATGAAGAACTCGCAACAGCGGTTTCAAGCGCAAAAAATTTAGCATTGCCAGAACGCATTGCTTATATTGAGAAAAATGGTGTTAAGACCTATGGCGTTGTAGTTACTGGTCCAAAAAACGATATTCTGGCATTAAAAAAAATGAATATTGCACGAGCAATGAAGATGGGTGAGGTGAAATTATGGAATTGGTCTCGTTAA